From a region of the Thalassospira sp. TSL5-1 genome:
- the fdhA gene encoding formaldehyde dehydrogenase, glutathione-independent encodes MSNNRGVVYVGPGKVEVRNIDDPVMAAPDGRKLDHAVILKVISTNICGSDQHMVRGRTTAEPGLVLGHEITGEIIEKGSDVEQLEIGDIVSVPFNVACGRCRCCKSQDTGVCLTVNPARAGGAYGYVDMGGWIGGQARYVMVPYADFNLLKFPDRDQAMAKIRDLTMLSDILPTGFHGAVQAGVGVGSIVYVAGAGPVGLAAAASARILGAAVVMVGDFNKDRLAHASNIGFEAVDLSKSDRLGEMIAEITGSPEVDSAIDAVGFEAKGHSGGEQPAIVLNQMMEITRAAGSIGIPGLYVTEDPGAVDDAAKQGSLSLRFGLGWAKAQSFHTGQTPVIKYNRQLMQAILHDRLNIADIVNAQIISLEDAAQGYKSFDQGAAKKFVLDPHGMLAKAS; translated from the coding sequence ATGAGCAATAACAGAGGTGTGGTCTATGTCGGACCCGGCAAGGTTGAGGTTCGCAACATTGACGACCCGGTGATGGCCGCGCCGGACGGGCGCAAGCTGGACCATGCCGTTATCCTGAAAGTAATTTCCACCAATATTTGCGGCTCGGACCAGCATATGGTGCGTGGGCGTACCACGGCCGAACCGGGCCTGGTTCTGGGTCACGAAATTACCGGCGAGATCATTGAAAAAGGCAGTGATGTCGAACAGCTTGAAATTGGCGATATTGTTTCCGTGCCGTTCAATGTGGCGTGCGGGCGCTGTCGGTGCTGCAAATCCCAGGATACCGGTGTGTGCCTGACGGTGAACCCGGCGCGTGCCGGTGGGGCCTATGGATATGTCGATATGGGCGGCTGGATCGGCGGGCAGGCCCGCTATGTGATGGTGCCCTATGCCGATTTCAACCTGTTGAAATTCCCCGATCGCGATCAGGCAATGGCGAAAATCCGTGATTTGACCATGCTGTCCGATATTTTGCCGACCGGCTTTCATGGTGCGGTGCAGGCCGGTGTTGGCGTTGGGTCCATTGTGTATGTTGCCGGTGCTGGCCCGGTGGGCCTGGCGGCGGCGGCATCGGCCCGTATTTTGGGGGCGGCGGTTGTCATGGTTGGCGACTTTAACAAGGACCGGCTGGCCCATGCGTCCAATATTGGTTTTGAGGCGGTTGACCTGTCGAAAAGCGATCGTCTGGGCGAAATGATTGCCGAAATCACCGGCAGCCCCGAAGTGGACAGCGCCATTGACGCTGTGGGTTTTGAGGCCAAGGGGCACAGCGGCGGCGAACAGCCCGCGATTGTGTTGAACCAGATGATGGAAATCACCCGGGCTGCGGGTTCCATTGGTATTCCGGGCCTGTATGTCACCGAAGATCCCGGTGCGGTGGATGATGCGGCCAAGCAGGGCAGCCTGTCGCTGCGTTTTGGTCTGGGCTGGGCAAAGGCGCAGTCCTTCCATACCGGTCAAACCCCGGTGATCAAATATAACCGCCAACTGATGCAGGCGATTTTGCATGATCGTCTGAACATTGCCGACATCGTTAATGCCCAGATTATTTCGCTGGAAGATGCGGCACAGGGTTATAAAAGCTTTGATCAGGGGGCAGCCAAGAAATTCGTGCTCGACCCGCACGGGATGCTGGCCAAGGCAAGCTAG
- a CDS encoding GNAT family N-acetyltransferase: MSLSALTIRPYEPQDCEQLLEIWLAASRLGHAFLGKSTLLDQRAIVRDVYLPQAENYVALSGQTPVGFIGLLDCFIGGLFVDPAFHGKNIGRALVEHVSPFKPWLELEVYAANPLAPPFYRKLGFHEISRRANDDEGRPFELIRMQREQQQQV; encoded by the coding sequence ATGTCTTTGTCAGCTCTCACCATACGCCCCTATGAACCACAAGATTGCGAACAATTGCTCGAAATCTGGCTGGCCGCATCGCGCCTGGGACATGCCTTTTTGGGGAAAAGCACGTTGTTGGATCAACGCGCCATCGTGCGCGATGTCTATTTGCCGCAAGCGGAAAACTATGTGGCCCTATCGGGCCAAACCCCGGTCGGATTTATCGGTTTGCTGGACTGTTTTATCGGCGGTCTTTTTGTCGATCCGGCCTTTCATGGCAAAAATATTGGCCGGGCCCTGGTCGAACATGTCAGCCCGTTCAAACCGTGGCTGGAACTTGAGGTTTACGCCGCCAACCCGCTGGCCCCGCCCTTTTACCGCAAGCTGGGTTTTCACGAAATATCGCGCCGCGCCAACGATGATGAAGGCCGCCCGTTTGAACTGATCCGTATGCAGCGTGAGCAACAACAACAGGTCTAA
- a CDS encoding tRNA-dihydrouridine synthase: MTQLVLAPMEGLVDWRVRQLLSAVGGFDQCVTEFIRVSQTLFPAHVFYRYCPELHQGGQTASGQPVLVQLMGHDPQLLGENAAFAVELGAPGIDINFGCPSKTVNKREAGASLLKCPENLFNIVRAVRAAVPAHIAVSAKIRLGYADKTLFLENARAVEEGGAQHLTVHARTKMEGYKPPAHWEYLARIREVLSIPMTANGEIWTIEDYIRCRDISGCTSFMLGRGAIACPDLAARIKAFESGKTPSKQSWADVLGILLAYIDLLAADGATENHQAGRIKQWVSMMRKGHSTAATCFDEIKRIRDIHDLRAKLTEDREKPENRHHDKLIAA, encoded by the coding sequence ATGACGCAGTTGGTGCTGGCACCAATGGAAGGGCTTGTGGACTGGCGCGTTCGGCAATTGCTGAGTGCGGTGGGCGGCTTTGACCAATGCGTGACCGAATTTATCCGGGTGTCCCAAACCCTGTTTCCCGCCCATGTGTTTTATCGCTATTGCCCCGAATTGCACCAGGGCGGCCAAACCGCCAGTGGACAGCCCGTTCTGGTCCAGCTTATGGGCCATGACCCTCAATTATTGGGTGAAAATGCCGCCTTTGCCGTTGAACTGGGGGCACCGGGCATTGACATCAATTTTGGCTGTCCGTCCAAAACGGTTAATAAACGCGAAGCCGGGGCATCGCTGTTAAAATGCCCGGAAAACCTGTTTAACATTGTACGGGCCGTGCGGGCCGCCGTGCCCGCCCACATCGCGGTGAGCGCCAAAATCCGCCTGGGTTATGCCGATAAAACCCTGTTTCTGGAAAACGCCCGTGCGGTTGAAGAAGGCGGTGCCCAGCATTTAACCGTCCATGCACGCACCAAAATGGAAGGCTACAAGCCCCCCGCACACTGGGAATATCTGGCCCGCATCCGCGAAGTCCTTTCCATCCCCATGACCGCCAATGGCGAGATCTGGACCATCGAGGATTATATCCGCTGTCGCGATATTTCCGGCTGCACCTCCTTTATGCTGGGGCGCGGGGCGATTGCCTGCCCGGACCTGGCCGCCCGCATCAAGGCCTTTGAAAGCGGCAAAACCCCATCAAAGCAAAGCTGGGCTGATGTTTTAGGCATCCTGCTGGCCTATATCGACCTTCTGGCCGCAGACGGTGCCACCGAAAACCACCAGGCCGGGCGCATCAAACAATGGGTTTCGATGATGCGCAAAGGCCACAGCACCGCCGCGACCTGCTTTGACGAAATCAAACGCATTCGCGATATTCATGACCTTCGCGCCAAACTGACCGAAGACCGTGAAAAACCCGAAAACAGGCATCATGACAAGCTGATCGCAGCTTAA
- a CDS encoding DUF2269 domain-containing protein, with protein sequence MTYHILLYAHIIGACVLLGTGAGIAFFFVVSNYWGTPEMIGHVGRIVVLADTVFTATAAVIQPITGYFLAQEAGWSLGEPWIMLSLGLYVIVGIFWLPVVWIQIRLRNMAQEAARLGTGLNENYRKLYRIWVIFGFPAFIAVMLIVWLMISKPYI encoded by the coding sequence ATGACATATCATATACTGCTTTATGCCCATATCATTGGTGCATGCGTATTGCTGGGAACCGGCGCCGGTATCGCGTTCTTTTTCGTTGTCTCAAATTACTGGGGAACGCCCGAGATGATCGGGCATGTCGGGCGGATTGTCGTTCTGGCCGACACCGTATTTACCGCGACCGCTGCGGTAATTCAGCCCATTACCGGATACTTTCTTGCCCAAGAAGCAGGCTGGTCGCTTGGCGAACCCTGGATCATGCTCTCGCTGGGGCTTTATGTCATTGTCGGAATATTCTGGCTGCCGGTCGTCTGGATTCAAATACGCCTTCGCAATATGGCGCAGGAAGCCGCACGGCTTGGAACTGGCCTGAATGAAAACTATCGGAAGCTTTATCGTATTTGGGTAATCTTCGGCTTTCCGGCCTTCATCGCCGTCATGCTGATCGTTTGGCTGATGATTTCAAAACCATATATCTGA
- a CDS encoding SDR family oxidoreductase, whose protein sequence is MKKKVYVLGAYGLIGSACVRHLLHAGFDVTGVGRSLGKGLQSNNRINWCIADIARASVSDWSEMLKEADIVVNAAGALQDGGRDNLEAIHVTLIENITRALEGRDVQFIQISAAGATEQASTSFMQSKARGDRILINSHLNWQIFRPSLVISRDAYGGTALLRAAAAFPLINFQIFPDTPIQTVSIDDVTYAVVKAANGVIPAGTIADLTEEDSHRFDELKAAFRQWLGLPAWTINVKIPDAITRLLGKCADLAGLLGWRAPLRTNALKSLQDGIIADADSWQKTGNPPCRSLEDTLSAMPATVQERWFARLYMMLPLAIGILSLFWIASGAIGLYALNDAGHILVDRGMSSEAGTFLVIIGAVADIALGTAVLARRFSKYACLGMIAVSAGYLISSLATAPDLWLDPLGPLVKVVPSIILTLFTLSILDDR, encoded by the coding sequence ATGAAAAAGAAGGTCTATGTGTTGGGCGCCTACGGACTGATTGGATCAGCCTGTGTGCGCCACCTTCTTCACGCCGGTTTTGATGTAACGGGCGTGGGACGATCCCTTGGAAAAGGCCTGCAAAGCAATAACCGGATAAATTGGTGTATCGCGGATATTGCCAGAGCTTCTGTATCTGACTGGTCGGAAATGCTCAAAGAGGCCGACATCGTGGTAAATGCCGCCGGTGCGCTTCAGGATGGCGGCCGGGACAACCTTGAGGCCATTCATGTCACGCTGATCGAAAACATCACCCGCGCCCTTGAGGGGCGAGATGTGCAGTTCATTCAAATATCCGCTGCCGGTGCAACCGAACAGGCTTCGACATCCTTCATGCAAAGCAAGGCACGCGGCGACCGGATACTGATCAATAGCCACCTCAACTGGCAGATATTTCGCCCATCCCTTGTCATTAGCCGGGATGCCTATGGTGGCACGGCACTATTACGGGCTGCTGCAGCCTTTCCGTTGATCAATTTTCAGATATTTCCGGACACCCCGATACAAACGGTCTCGATTGATGACGTGACCTATGCGGTTGTCAAAGCGGCGAACGGTGTAATCCCGGCGGGAACCATTGCCGACCTTACCGAAGAGGATTCACATCGTTTTGACGAACTCAAAGCGGCCTTTCGTCAATGGCTTGGTTTGCCTGCATGGACGATAAACGTGAAAATCCCCGACGCCATAACGCGCTTGCTGGGGAAATGTGCCGACCTTGCCGGGTTGCTGGGATGGCGTGCACCTTTGCGCACGAATGCCCTGAAATCCTTGCAGGATGGCATCATCGCTGATGCAGATAGCTGGCAAAAAACCGGCAACCCGCCATGCCGGTCGCTCGAAGATACGTTATCAGCCATGCCTGCAACCGTGCAGGAACGCTGGTTTGCCAGGCTCTATATGATGTTGCCCCTGGCAATCGGCATCCTGTCTTTGTTCTGGATTGCAAGTGGCGCCATCGGTCTTTACGCGCTGAATGATGCCGGGCACATTCTGGTTGATCGTGGCATGTCGTCAGAGGCAGGCACGTTTCTGGTGATCATCGGGGCGGTTGCCGATATTGCGCTTGGCACAGCAGTGCTGGCGCGCAGGTTCAGCAAATATGCGTGCCTTGGCATGATTGCCGTGTCTGCCGGATACCTTATCAGCAGCCTGGCAACAGCACCCGACCTCTGGCTTGACCCGCTGGGGCCTTTAGTGAAGGTCGTGCCTTCCATCATCCTGACATTGTTTACCCTTAGCATTCTGGATGACAGATGA
- the meaB gene encoding methylmalonyl Co-A mutase-associated GTPase MeaB yields the protein MKETLRTIPGTSSTTSPRPRAKRRVLSTDDIVEGILAGNRTILSRAITLVESRKAEHFVQAQQVLEQLMPHTGGSRRIGITGVPGVGKSTFIEAFGTKLTREGHKVAVLAVDPTSARSGGSILGDKTRMNDLSIDPNAYIRPSPSSGYLGGVNRMTRETILLCEAAGFDVVLVETVGAGQSETMVSQMTDFFLVLMLPGAGDELQGIKKGVLEIADLIAVNKSDADPAKAREAKREYSSALRILQPSSHLWRPQSMMVSSLTREGLDEVWDLIKQHRQIMEKEGEFAAKRARQQHDWMWTMLRDRLLETFTRREDVKSRLKTLESGVLDGTINPTSAVEELLTIIS from the coding sequence GTGAAGGAAACCCTGCGAACCATTCCCGGCACCAGCAGCACCACCAGCCCGCGCCCCCGGGCCAAGCGGCGCGTTCTAAGCACCGATGACATTGTCGAAGGCATCCTTGCGGGCAACCGCACCATTCTGTCACGCGCCATTACCCTGGTTGAAAGCCGCAAGGCCGAGCATTTTGTCCAAGCACAACAGGTGCTTGAACAGCTCATGCCGCATACCGGCGGGTCTCGGCGCATCGGCATTACCGGCGTACCCGGTGTTGGCAAATCCACCTTTATCGAGGCCTTTGGCACCAAGCTAACCCGCGAAGGGCACAAAGTCGCCGTGCTGGCGGTTGATCCGACCAGTGCACGGTCTGGCGGGTCCATACTGGGTGATAAAACCCGGATGAACGATTTGTCGATTGACCCGAATGCCTATATCCGCCCCTCGCCCAGCAGCGGGTATTTGGGCGGGGTTAACCGCATGACGCGTGAAACCATTTTGCTGTGCGAGGCCGCCGGGTTTGACGTGGTGCTGGTCGAAACCGTCGGGGCCGGGCAAAGCGAAACCATGGTTTCGCAAATGACCGATTTCTTTTTGGTGCTGATGCTGCCCGGTGCGGGCGATGAATTGCAAGGCATCAAAAAGGGTGTGCTGGAAATTGCCGATTTAATCGCGGTCAATAAATCCGACGCCGACCCGGCCAAGGCCCGCGAAGCAAAGCGCGAATATTCATCGGCCCTGCGCATTTTACAACCTTCCAGCCACCTCTGGCGTCCGCAATCCATGATGGTGTCCTCGCTAACGCGCGAGGGGCTGGATGAGGTCTGGGACCTGATCAAACAGCACCGCCAGATCATGGAAAAAGAAGGCGAATTTGCCGCCAAACGTGCCCGCCAGCAACATGACTGGATGTGGACCATGCTGCGCGACCGCCTGCTGGAAACCTTCACTCGGCGCGAGGATGTCAAATCACGCCTGAAAACACTGGAAAGTGGCGTTCTGGATGGCACAATCAATCCAACTTCCGCTGTCGAAGAACTGTTAACGATAATCTCTTAA
- the scpA gene encoding methylmalonyl-CoA mutase: protein MTRIPDFSDLPLFDNTGDAPKAPASGVPWHTPEGIDVKPVYGSDDLAGLDHLHTMPGMPPFLRGPYPTMYVQRPWTIRQYAGFSTAEESNAFYRRNLAAGQKGLSIAFDLATHRGYDSDHPRVAGDVGMAGVAIDSIYDMRTLFDGIPLDQMSVSMTMNGAVLPVMALYIAAAEEQGVKHAQLSGTIQNDILKEFMVRNTYIYPPKPSMRIISDIFAFTSQNMPKFNSISISGYHMQEAGATADLELAYTLADGVEYARAGMEAGLDIDKFAPRLSFFWAIGMNFFMEIAKMRAARMIWAKLIKQFDPQSNKSLSLRTHSQTSGWSLTAQDVFNNVIRTCVEAMASTQGHTQSLHTNALDEALALPTDFSARIARNTQLFLQQESGTTNVIDPWGGSYYVERLTRDLAEKAWAHIAEVEEQGGMAKAIEAGIPKMRIEEAAARTQARIDSGRQSLVGVNKYRVTDDRPVDVLQVDNAEVRRQQIAKLERLRAERDDASVESALTALTNAAGEKSGNLLELAVQAARAKCTVGEISDALEKVYGRHQAVIRSIAGVYKTEVGANNAALEKVAKLIDAFNEAEGRRPRILIAKMGQDGHDRGQKVIATAFADLGFDVDIGPLFQTPEEAARQAVENDVHIVGASSLAAGHLTLVPQLRAELDKLGREDIMIVAGGVIPPQDFDKLFAAGAEAIFPPGTVIAEAASELLEKLLEGETSDAA, encoded by the coding sequence ATGACCCGGATCCCCGATTTTTCCGACCTGCCCCTGTTTGACAACACTGGTGATGCGCCCAAAGCCCCCGCATCGGGCGTGCCGTGGCATACCCCCGAAGGCATTGATGTAAAGCCGGTTTATGGCAGCGATGACCTTGCCGGGCTGGACCATTTGCACACCATGCCGGGCATGCCGCCCTTTTTGCGCGGCCCCTACCCCACCATGTATGTGCAGCGCCCCTGGACGATCCGCCAATATGCCGGTTTTTCCACCGCCGAGGAATCCAACGCCTTTTACCGCCGCAACCTTGCCGCCGGGCAAAAGGGCCTGTCCATTGCCTTCGACCTTGCCACCCATCGCGGCTATGACAGCGACCATCCCCGTGTTGCGGGCGATGTCGGCATGGCCGGTGTGGCAATTGACAGCATCTATGACATGCGCACCCTTTTTGATGGCATCCCGCTCGATCAAATGTCGGTGTCCATGACCATGAACGGCGCGGTTTTGCCGGTGATGGCGCTTTATATCGCCGCGGCCGAAGAACAGGGCGTTAAACATGCCCAGCTTTCCGGCACCATCCAGAACGACATTCTCAAAGAATTCATGGTGCGCAACACCTATATCTATCCGCCCAAACCCTCGATGCGCATCATTTCGGATATTTTTGCCTTTACCTCGCAAAACATGCCGAAATTCAATTCCATTTCGATTTCCGGCTATCACATGCAGGAAGCCGGGGCGACGGCGGACCTGGAACTGGCCTATACCCTGGCCGATGGCGTGGAATATGCCCGTGCGGGCATGGAAGCCGGGCTGGATATTGATAAATTCGCCCCGCGCCTGTCGTTTTTCTGGGCGATTGGCATGAATTTCTTTATGGAAATTGCCAAAATGCGCGCCGCCCGCATGATCTGGGCCAAGCTGATCAAACAGTTTGATCCGCAAAGCAACAAGTCGCTTTCCCTGCGCACGCATAGCCAGACATCGGGCTGGTCACTGACCGCGCAGGATGTGTTTAACAATGTGATCCGCACCTGTGTCGAGGCCATGGCCTCCACCCAGGGCCACACCCAGTCGCTCCATACCAATGCGCTGGACGAGGCCCTGGCCCTGCCGACCGATTTTTCCGCCCGCATTGCCCGCAATACCCAACTGTTTTTGCAGCAGGAAAGCGGCACCACCAACGTGATCGATCCGTGGGGCGGCAGTTATTATGTCGAACGTCTCACCCGCGATCTGGCCGAAAAGGCCTGGGCCCATATCGCCGAGGTCGAAGAACAGGGCGGTATGGCAAAGGCGATTGAAGCAGGCATCCCGAAAATGCGCATCGAAGAAGCCGCCGCCCGCACCCAGGCCCGTATCGATAGTGGCCGCCAGTCACTGGTCGGTGTGAACAAATACCGCGTCACCGATGACCGCCCGGTGGATGTTTTGCAGGTTGATAATGCCGAAGTCCGCCGCCAGCAAATTGCCAAGCTGGAACGTTTGCGCGCCGAGCGTGACGATGCAAGTGTTGAAAGTGCCTTGACCGCGCTGACCAACGCGGCAGGTGAAAAATCGGGCAATTTGCTGGAACTGGCCGTGCAGGCCGCCCGGGCAAAATGCACGGTTGGCGAAATTTCCGACGCGCTGGAAAAGGTTTATGGCCGCCATCAGGCCGTCATCCGCTCCATTGCCGGGGTTTATAAAACCGAGGTCGGGGCCAATAACGCCGCACTCGAAAAGGTTGCCAAGCTGATTGACGCCTTTAACGAGGCCGAAGGCCGCCGCCCGCGCATCCTGATTGCCAAAATGGGCCAGGACGGCCATGACCGGGGGCAAAAAGTCATCGCCACCGCCTTTGCCGATTTGGGCTTTGATGTGGATATTGGCCCGCTGTTCCAAACACCGGAAGAGGCCGCCCGCCAGGCGGTTGAAAACGATGTGCATATTGTCGGTGCAAGCTCGCTTGCCGCAGGTCACTTAACCCTGGTGCCGCAATTGCGGGCCGAGCTGGATAAACTGGGCCGCGAAGACATCATGATTGTGGCGGGGGGCGTGATTCCGCCACAGGATTTCGACAAACTGTTTGCCGCCGGGGCCGAGGCGATTTTCCCGCCCGGCACCGTCATTGCCGAAGCCGCCAGCGAGTTGCTTGAAAAGCTGCTGGAGGGGGAAACATCTGACGCGGCATAA
- a CDS encoding methylmalonyl-CoA mutase family protein, with product MTDQSLKLASEFPPADYAAWRKLAEAALNGAPFDKKLVTHLRDGFDIQPIYTADDLDGDTAQIHAGLVDTHQQLPSGDDAAATGWDIRQLHAHPDPKAVNSAILEDLENGVTSVLLRLDHAARFGNAPSGDDAGLGGVMVYNLDDLNSALKGVYTNLAPIALDGGAAAIPFAALLAARIAQDESSKDAAPAFNLDPIGTLAREGYCPTNIEDALEQAASFTKTISTTLPHATAINVNSTGWYNAGATDSMELAIALATGLAYFRALVEGGMDGAKAAASITFTTAIGSDFFAGIAKLRALRLMWRRVLQASDVKDGTVSITAMSAEQVMTKVDPWVNMLRTTVTSFAAGLGGADSVICLPYDHAIGLPDSFSRRIARNTQLILQEESNVHRVIDPAGGSWFIENLTRDLALNAWQKFQEIEGKGGIVSAVENGSLAREIADLWQKRESRVATRREPLTGVSEFPNIDEAAVTCEVPDIAALRAAAASRSGTADDKIGHDFADLVKAAKNGASIAQLFTALYGGATPTRITPLPQHRLSEAFEGNRRRASAHKQETGTAPQIFLCNIGRVAEHTARASFSRNFFGAGGIEAIANNGFANGHDAAKAFGDSGAKVAIICGSDTQYAEHAAKMAKALKAAGASRIYLAGHPGDNRAAFEAAGIDDFIFMGSDVIATTTATLDHLGVK from the coding sequence ATGACCGATCAGAGCTTGAAACTGGCATCTGAATTTCCGCCTGCCGATTATGCGGCCTGGCGCAAACTGGCCGAAGCCGCCCTGAATGGCGCGCCGTTTGACAAAAAACTGGTCACGCATCTGCGCGACGGTTTTGACATTCAGCCCATTTACACAGCCGACGATCTGGATGGTGACACGGCACAAATCCATGCGGGCCTGGTTGACACCCACCAACAGCTTCCCAGCGGCGACGATGCTGCCGCAACCGGCTGGGACATTCGCCAGCTTCATGCCCACCCGGACCCCAAAGCCGTTAATTCCGCCATTCTCGAAGATCTGGAAAATGGTGTGACATCGGTTTTGCTGCGCCTGGATCATGCCGCGCGCTTTGGCAATGCCCCCAGCGGCGATGATGCCGGGCTGGGCGGTGTGATGGTTTATAACCTTGATGATCTGAATAGCGCACTTAAAGGTGTTTACACCAACCTGGCCCCCATCGCGCTGGATGGCGGGGCGGCGGCCATTCCCTTTGCCGCATTGCTGGCCGCGCGCATCGCCCAGGACGAAAGCAGCAAAGATGCTGCCCCGGCCTTTAACCTGGACCCGATTGGCACGCTTGCGCGCGAGGGTTACTGCCCCACCAATATCGAGGATGCGCTGGAACAGGCAGCCTCCTTTACCAAAACCATTTCAACAACGCTGCCCCATGCCACGGCAATCAATGTCAACAGCACCGGCTGGTACAATGCCGGAGCCACCGACAGCATGGAACTTGCCATTGCGCTCGCAACCGGGCTTGCTTATTTCCGCGCACTGGTCGAAGGCGGCATGGACGGGGCCAAGGCAGCAGCCAGCATCACCTTTACCACCGCCATTGGCAGCGACTTTTTTGCCGGTATCGCCAAGCTGCGTGCCCTGCGTTTGATGTGGCGGCGTGTTTTGCAGGCATCGGACGTTAAAGATGGCACGGTTTCGATAACCGCGATGTCGGCCGAACAGGTGATGACCAAGGTGGACCCGTGGGTGAATATGCTGCGCACCACAGTCACCAGCTTTGCTGCCGGGCTGGGCGGGGCCGATAGCGTGATATGCCTGCCCTATGACCATGCCATTGGCCTGCCTGACAGTTTTTCACGCCGCATTGCCCGCAACACGCAACTGATTTTGCAGGAAGAAAGCAATGTGCACCGCGTCATCGACCCGGCTGGGGGTTCGTGGTTTATTGAAAACCTCACCCGTGATCTTGCCCTGAATGCCTGGCAGAAATTCCAGGAAATTGAGGGCAAAGGCGGCATTGTCAGCGCCGTTGAAAATGGCAGCCTGGCCCGTGAAATTGCCGATCTGTGGCAAAAGCGCGAATCGCGTGTTGCCACACGGCGTGAACCATTAACCGGTGTGTCCGAATTCCCCAATATTGACGAAGCCGCCGTAACCTGCGAGGTACCCGATATCGCAGCCCTTCGCGCCGCTGCCGCATCTCGCTCCGGCACTGCCGATGATAAAATCGGCCATGACTTTGCCGATCTGGTCAAGGCCGCAAAAAACGGGGCCAGCATCGCGCAGCTTTTTACCGCTCTTTATGGCGGCGCAACACCAACCCGCATTACCCCACTTCCCCAGCATCGCCTGTCTGAAGCCTTCGAGGGCAATCGCAGGCGGGCATCGGCCCACAAGCAGGAAACCGGCACGGCACCACAAATTTTCCTGTGTAATATTGGCCGTGTTGCCGAACATACGGCGCGGGCCTCCTTTTCCCGAAATTTCTTTGGCGCTGGCGGGATAGAGGCAATTGCCAATAATGGCTTTGCCAATGGTCATGATGCCGCCAAAGCCTTCGGCGATAGCGGGGCCAAAGTCGCCATCATTTGCGGATCAGACACCCAATATGCCGAACATGCCGCCAAAATGGCAAAGGCCTTAAAGGCGGCCGGGGCCAGCAGAATTTACCTTGCCGGGCATCCCGGCGATAATCGCGCTGCCTTTGAGGCAGCAGGCATTGATGATTTCATTTTTATGGGGTCGGATGTGATTGCCACAACCACCGCCACCCTTGACCATCTGGGAGTGAAATAA
- a CDS encoding response regulator: protein MNALSAVRPYPNLSGLVAFADDSPSAKAALETVLRRAGYAVAGFDCADDLIDSLDGLAPRAIILDLEMPGMSGFEAFCEIRRRFPRSCDVPVLFFSAHFDADTRAQAEALGAADFISKDSSPMVVVAQLNRVLENVISH from the coding sequence ATGAACGCGCTAAGCGCCGTGCGACCTTATCCCAACCTGTCGGGTCTGGTTGCCTTTGCAGATGATAGCCCGAGTGCCAAAGCCGCCCTTGAAACGGTTTTGCGCCGTGCCGGTTACGCGGTTGCGGGATTTGATTGCGCCGATGACCTGATCGATTCCCTGGATGGCCTGGCGCCGCGCGCCATCATTCTGGATCTGGAAATGCCCGGCATGAGCGGCTTTGAAGCCTTTTGTGAAATACGCCGCCGGTTTCCGCGCTCCTGCGATGTACCGGTTCTGTTTTTCTCTGCCCATTTTGATGCCGATACCCGTGCCCAGGCCGAGGCCCTGGGGGCGGCCGATTTTATCAGCAAGGATTCCAGCCCGATGGTGGTGGTTGCACAGCTTAATCGTGTTCTGGAAAATGTGATAAGTCACTAA